In Piliocolobus tephrosceles isolate RC106 chromosome 5, ASM277652v3, whole genome shotgun sequence, a single genomic region encodes these proteins:
- the ZKSCAN3 gene encoding zinc finger protein with KRAB and SCAN domains 3 isoform X1 has translation MARELSESTALDAQPTEDQMELLVIKVEEEEAGFPSSPDLGSEGSRKRFRGFRYLEAAGPREALSRLRELCRQWLQPEMHSKEQILELLVLEQFLTILPGKLQSWVREQHPESGEEVVVLLEYLERQLDEPAPQVSGVDQGQELLCCKMALLTPAPESQSSQFQLMKALLKHESLGCQPLQDRVLQVPVLAHGRCCREDTVVASRLAPESQGLLKVEDVALTITPGWTQQDSSQGNLCRDEKQENHGSLVSLEMGFHHVDQAGFELLTSSDLPASASQSLFLKGGEKQTKGRDLPPAEKLQEKEHGKISCHLREDIVQIPTCAEAGEQEGRLQRKQKNATGGRRHICHECGKSFAQSSGLSKHRRIHTGEKPYECEECGKAFIGSSALVIHQRVHTGEKPYKCEECGKAFSHSSDLIKHQRTHTGEKPYECDDCGKTFSQSCSLLEHHRIHTGEKPYQCSMCGKAFRRSSHLLRHQRIHIGDKNVQEPEQGEAWKSRIESQLENVETPMSYKCNECERSFTQNTVLIEHQKIHTGEKPYQCNACGKAFTRISYLVQHQRSHVGRNILSQ, from the exons ATGGCTAGAGAATTAAGTGAAAGCACAGCCCTGGATGCCCAGCCTACAGAAGACCAGATGGAGCTTCTGGTCATAAAGGTGGAGGAAGAAGAGGCCGGTTTTCCCAGTAGCCCAGATCTGGGCTCTGAGGGCTCCCGCAAGCGCTTCCGAGGCTTCCGCTACCTGGAGGCTGCAGGTCCCCGCGAGGCGCTGAGCCGGCTCCGAGAGCTCTGCCGACAGTGGCTGCAGCCTGAGATGCACAGCAAGGAGCAGATCCTGGAGCTGCTGGTGCTGGAGCAGTTCCTGACCATCCTGCCAGGGAAACTGCAGAGCTGGGTGCGGGAGCAGCATCCAGAGAGCggggaggaggtggtggtgcTGTTGGAGTATTTGGAGAGGCAGCTGGATGAGCCGGCGCCGCAG GTTTCAGGTGTTGACCAGGGGCAAGAATTGCTCTGTTGCAAGATGGCATTGTTGACACCAGCCCCAGAGTCACAAAGTAGCCAATTTCAGCTAATGAAGGCTCTGCTCAAGCATGAATCTCTGGGATGCCAGCCCTTACAAGACAGAG TTCTCCAGGTCCCTGTGCTTGCCCATGGAAGGTGCTGCAGAGAAGATACAGTGGTAGCTTCTAGGCTTGCTCCAGAGTCCCAG GGGTTGTTGAAAGTGGAAGATGTAGCCCTGACCATCACCCCTGGATGGACACAGCAGGATTCATCTCAGGGGAATCTCTGTAGAGATGAAAAGCAGGAGAACCATGGCAGCCTGGTCTCCCTGG agatggggtttcaccatgttgaccaggctggttttgaactcctgacctcaagtgatctgccagcctcagcctcccaatcgcTGTTTCTCAAAG GTGGTGAAAAACAGACTAAGGGCAGGGACTTGCCTCCAGCCGAGAAGCTTCAAGAAAAGGAGCATGGGAAGATATCGTGCCACCTGAGGGAAGATATTGTCCAGATTCCTACATGTGCAGAAGCTGGTGAACAGGAGGGCAGGttacaaagaaagcagaaaaatgccACAGGAGGGAGGCGGCACATCTGCCATGAATGTGGAAAGAGTTTTGCTCAAAGCTCAGGCCTGAGTAAACACAGGAGAATCCACACTGGTGAGAAACCCTACGAATGTGAGGAGTGTGGCAAGGCCTTCATTGGGAGCTCTGCCCTCGTCATTCATCAGAGAGTCCACACTGGTGAGAAGCCATATAAGTGTGAAGAATGTGGTAAGGCCTTCAGTCACAGCTCAGACCTTATCAAACACCAGAGAACCCACACTGGGGAGAAGCCCTATGAGTGTGATGACTGTGGGAAGACCTTCAGCCAGAGCTGCAGCCTCCTTGAACATCACAGAATCCACACTGGGGAGAAGCCATATCAGTGCAGTAtgtgtggcaaagcctttaggcGAAGTTCACATCTCCTGAGACATCAGAGGATCCATATTGGGGATAAAAATGTTCAGGAACCTGAGCAGGGAGAGGCCTGGAAAAGTAGGATAGAAAGCCAGTTGGAAAATGTTGAAACTCCCATGTCTTATAAATGTAATGAGTGTGAAAGAAGTTTCACTCAGAATACAGTCCTCATTGAACATCAAAAAATCCACACTGGTGAGAAACCCTATCAGTGTAATGCATGTGGAAAAGCCTTCACCCGAATTTCATACCTTGTTCAACATCAGAGAAGCCACGTAGGGAGAAACATCCTATCACAGTGA
- the ZKSCAN3 gene encoding zinc finger protein with KRAB and SCAN domains 3 isoform X2: protein MARELSESTALDAQPTEDQMELLVIKVEEEEAGFPSSPDLGSEGSRKRFRGFRYLEAAGPREALSRLRELCRQWLQPEMHSKEQILELLVLEQFLTILPGKLQSWVREQHPESGEEVVVLLEYLERQLDEPAPQVSGVDQGQELLCCKMALLTPAPESQSSQFQLMKALLKHESLGCQPLQDRVLQVPVLAHGRCCREDTVVASRLAPESQGLLKVEDVALTITPGWTQQDSSQGNLCRDEKQENHGSLVSLGGEKQTKGRDLPPAEKLQEKEHGKISCHLREDIVQIPTCAEAGEQEGRLQRKQKNATGGRRHICHECGKSFAQSSGLSKHRRIHTGEKPYECEECGKAFIGSSALVIHQRVHTGEKPYKCEECGKAFSHSSDLIKHQRTHTGEKPYECDDCGKTFSQSCSLLEHHRIHTGEKPYQCSMCGKAFRRSSHLLRHQRIHIGDKNVQEPEQGEAWKSRIESQLENVETPMSYKCNECERSFTQNTVLIEHQKIHTGEKPYQCNACGKAFTRISYLVQHQRSHVGRNILSQ from the exons ATGGCTAGAGAATTAAGTGAAAGCACAGCCCTGGATGCCCAGCCTACAGAAGACCAGATGGAGCTTCTGGTCATAAAGGTGGAGGAAGAAGAGGCCGGTTTTCCCAGTAGCCCAGATCTGGGCTCTGAGGGCTCCCGCAAGCGCTTCCGAGGCTTCCGCTACCTGGAGGCTGCAGGTCCCCGCGAGGCGCTGAGCCGGCTCCGAGAGCTCTGCCGACAGTGGCTGCAGCCTGAGATGCACAGCAAGGAGCAGATCCTGGAGCTGCTGGTGCTGGAGCAGTTCCTGACCATCCTGCCAGGGAAACTGCAGAGCTGGGTGCGGGAGCAGCATCCAGAGAGCggggaggaggtggtggtgcTGTTGGAGTATTTGGAGAGGCAGCTGGATGAGCCGGCGCCGCAG GTTTCAGGTGTTGACCAGGGGCAAGAATTGCTCTGTTGCAAGATGGCATTGTTGACACCAGCCCCAGAGTCACAAAGTAGCCAATTTCAGCTAATGAAGGCTCTGCTCAAGCATGAATCTCTGGGATGCCAGCCCTTACAAGACAGAG TTCTCCAGGTCCCTGTGCTTGCCCATGGAAGGTGCTGCAGAGAAGATACAGTGGTAGCTTCTAGGCTTGCTCCAGAGTCCCAG GGGTTGTTGAAAGTGGAAGATGTAGCCCTGACCATCACCCCTGGATGGACACAGCAGGATTCATCTCAGGGGAATCTCTGTAGAGATGAAAAGCAGGAGAACCATGGCAGCCTGGTCTCCCTGG GTGGTGAAAAACAGACTAAGGGCAGGGACTTGCCTCCAGCCGAGAAGCTTCAAGAAAAGGAGCATGGGAAGATATCGTGCCACCTGAGGGAAGATATTGTCCAGATTCCTACATGTGCAGAAGCTGGTGAACAGGAGGGCAGGttacaaagaaagcagaaaaatgccACAGGAGGGAGGCGGCACATCTGCCATGAATGTGGAAAGAGTTTTGCTCAAAGCTCAGGCCTGAGTAAACACAGGAGAATCCACACTGGTGAGAAACCCTACGAATGTGAGGAGTGTGGCAAGGCCTTCATTGGGAGCTCTGCCCTCGTCATTCATCAGAGAGTCCACACTGGTGAGAAGCCATATAAGTGTGAAGAATGTGGTAAGGCCTTCAGTCACAGCTCAGACCTTATCAAACACCAGAGAACCCACACTGGGGAGAAGCCCTATGAGTGTGATGACTGTGGGAAGACCTTCAGCCAGAGCTGCAGCCTCCTTGAACATCACAGAATCCACACTGGGGAGAAGCCATATCAGTGCAGTAtgtgtggcaaagcctttaggcGAAGTTCACATCTCCTGAGACATCAGAGGATCCATATTGGGGATAAAAATGTTCAGGAACCTGAGCAGGGAGAGGCCTGGAAAAGTAGGATAGAAAGCCAGTTGGAAAATGTTGAAACTCCCATGTCTTATAAATGTAATGAGTGTGAAAGAAGTTTCACTCAGAATACAGTCCTCATTGAACATCAAAAAATCCACACTGGTGAGAAACCCTATCAGTGTAATGCATGTGGAAAAGCCTTCACCCGAATTTCATACCTTGTTCAACATCAGAGAAGCCACGTAGGGAGAAACATCCTATCACAGTGA